The DNA window AGACCCACCCGCTCCCGGCCGCGCTCGACTCGGCCGCGTGAGCGTGGGCGCCTCGCGCCGCGTCAATCCCAGCAGCAGTGGTATTCGCAGTGGGGCGCGCCCTGGGCCCGGCACATGGGGTGGGTGATGCGCGGTGACAGGCCGCCCGACAGCTCGATGGCGCGCTCATGCCACCCGACGATGGTGAGGCAGTCCGCCTGCGTGACGTTCTCCGCGCTGAAGGTGCGCAGGACGGCGGAGCGGGGCCCCGTCCTGTCGTACGTCCGCGAGCCCACCGCGTAATAGAACCGGTAGATGCGCGCCGCCTGGCTCAGCAGGAAGTGCGGATCACCCGGCCGGAGGAATCCGTGCTGGGGACCGCGCAGCGACTCCTCCGCGGACGCCCGCCCCATCTCGATGAAGGCCCGGCCCTCGTCGTCCGGGGACAGCACCTCCGCGATGGCGGAGTCCAGGCGCAGGTTGAGCTCCAGCGGGTACCACGCCACGGGGAGGAGCGACTTGCGCAGCAAGGCCTGGTCTGAAGGAGGCAGCCGTCCCAGGACTTGATCCACGCGAACCTGCCCGCCCTGCTGCCGCAGCATGTTCAGCCGGGAGATGAGCACGCCCCCCTTGATGCGAGAGCCCGAGCCTTCCAGCACCATGAGAAGTCCGTGGGTTGCACCAACAGCCCCATTGTGACAGTCGGCCAACACATGGAGCAACCCGCCCAGGCGAGCGAGTGTCCGCCAACCGGCCTTTGTGCCTGGACCCGCGCGGGCCTCGAAAAAAGACGCGCCGAAAATAACCTGGGGACCGGCCGGGGGTTGAAGGCCCCGTGAGCCTCGGGGACACAGGCCGACGGGTGGTGGCGATGCCGGCGCGCCGGTTGGCCCTGGAGCGGGCGCCGGACGAGGCCCTCTGCCGCGCGTTCCTGGACGGAGAGGAGACGGCCTTCGAGGTGCTGGTGACTCGGCACCGGGCGCTCGTCTTCTCGCTGGTGCGCCGTTATGCGACCCGGCCCGAGGACGCCGCGGACCTGACGCAGGCCGCCTTCCTGCGGGCGCTGGAGGCCTCTCGCCGCGTGTTCGCGCGCTGGATTCCCCGGGGCCCCACACCCTTTCGGGCCTGGCTGGTGCGCATCGCCCTCAACCTGGCGAAGAACCATGCCCGCAACACCCGCCGGTGGCGGCCCGTGCTGGTGGAAGCGCCGGACGACGCGGCCACGGAGGCTCCGGGGGAGTCGGCCCAGGAGGGACTGGAGCGCTCCGAACAGGCGCGGCGGGTGCGCGAGGAGGTGCTGCTGCTGCCCCGGCGCCAGCGCGAGGTCCTGACGCTGCGCGTGGATGGTGCGCTGGCGTTCAAGGACATTGCCGAGACGCTCGGCATCACGGAGAACAACGCGAAGGTGCAGTTCCACCTGGCCGTGAAGCGTCTCAAGGCGCGGGTGGCCGAGCCGGAGGAGAAGCAGTGATGGCTGCATGCCCGGAGCAGGAGACACGACTGGACCTGCATGCCGCGGGAGCACTGGACGCGGCGGAGACGGTTCAACTGGTCCAGCACCTGGAGTCGTGCGCGGGGTGCCGCGAGGTCT is part of the Myxococcus landrumus genome and encodes:
- a CDS encoding RNA polymerase sigma factor; this translates as MSLGDTGRRVVAMPARRLALERAPDEALCRAFLDGEETAFEVLVTRHRALVFSLVRRYATRPEDAADLTQAAFLRALEASRRVFARWIPRGPTPFRAWLVRIALNLAKNHARNTRRWRPVLVEAPDDAATEAPGESAQEGLERSEQARRVREEVLLLPRRQREVLTLRVDGALAFKDIAETLGITENNAKVQFHLAVKRLKARVAEPEEKQ
- a CDS encoding TIGR02265 family protein, producing MVLEGSGSRIKGGVLISRLNMLRQQGGQVRVDQVLGRLPPSDQALLRKSLLPVAWYPLELNLRLDSAIAEVLSPDDEGRAFIEMGRASAEESLRGPQHGFLRPGDPHFLLSQAARIYRFYYAVGSRTYDRTGPRSAVLRTFSAENVTQADCLTIVGWHERAIELSGGLSPRITHPMCRAQGAPHCEYHCCWD